The stretch of DNA TGCTGCACCCGCTCGACGGTCTGGAGCAACTGGCTCAGACCTTCCAGCGCGAAGAACTCGCATTGCAGAGGCACCAGCAGCGTATCGGCCGCCGTCAGCGCATTCAGAGTCAGCAGGCCCAGCGAGGGCGGGCAATCGATAAAGCAGATGTCATAGCCACCCGCCGCCGTCACCGCCTCAAGCGACAAGGCATGGCGCAGCCGGTCGGTACGGTGATCGACCGCCACCAGCTCCACTTCGGCGCCCGAAAGATCCACCGTGGCGGGCACGATATCGAGCCCCGGAATGCGCGTCTGGAGAATGCAGTCGTTCAACTGCGCCTCCCCCATCAGCAAATCATAGGAGGACCATTCGCGCTGTTCGGTCGCAATGCCGGTGCCCGTGGAAGCGTTGCCCTGCGGATCCAGATCGATCAACAGCGTTTTCCAG from Novosphingobium sp. encodes:
- a CDS encoding ParA family protein encodes the protein MIRVAIANQKGGVGKTTTAINMATALAATGWKTLLIDLDPQGNASTGTGIATEQREWSSYDLLMGEAQLNDCILQTRIPGLDIVPATVDLSGAEVELVAVDHRTDRLRHALSLEAVTAAGGYDICFIDCPPSLGLLTLNALTAADTLLVPLQCEFFALEGLSQLLQTVERVQQRFNAELGIIGVALTMFDRRNRLTDQVSTDVRQVLGGLVFDTAIPRNVRLSEAPSHGLPALIYDQYCAGSKAYMALARELIARLPEQRKAA